The proteins below come from a single Papaver somniferum cultivar HN1 chromosome 11, ASM357369v1, whole genome shotgun sequence genomic window:
- the LOC113320301 gene encoding uncharacterized acetyltransferase At3g50280-like: MPSSDFLTILSKSVVYPETQEYSFRNLKLSVSDLPMLSCHYIQKGLLFDNPPLPIDSLLALLKTALKHTLSRFPALAGRLITDSDGSVHIDCNSAGAEFIHANADMICIRDILSPVHVPESVKKFFALDGVVSYDGHFNPLLAVQVTELCDGVFIGCAVNHAVMDGTSFWNFFNTFAELTRGSNMIVKQPDFRRNYFGNSSAVIRFLDGSPKVTFDEYAPIKERIFHFSRESIQKLKLRANSTPPMKKIKIIDEADELMDKENQNPTGNGNRIEKRSKIAVSKIRNNETESIVENIEPTVEISSFQSLCAQLWRSVTRARKLPPSKMATFRMAVNCRQRIEPRVDPLYFGNAIQSIPTVAATGDILSRDLRWCALELNRNVIAHDNAKVRGCVEEWEKNPRCFPLGNLDGASMTMGSSPRFPMYDNDFGWGRPLAIRSGKANKFDGKISAFPGRDEMGSVDLEVCLAPETMAGLELDMEFMQYVS; this comes from the coding sequence ATGCCTTCTTCAGATTTTCTCACAATTCTCTCAAAATCCGTTGTATATCCAGAAACACAAGAATACAGCTTTAGAAATCTCAAACTATCAGTCTCTGATCTTCCTATGCTTTCATGTCATTACATTCAAAAAGGATTATTATTCGATAATCCACCACTCCCAATCGACTCTCTTCTCGCATTACTCAAAACCGCTCTTAAGCACACTCTTTCACGCTTTCCTGCTCTTGCAGGACGTCTGATAACCGATTCCGACGGCTCAGTGCATATTGACTGCAACTCTGCTGGTGCTGAATTTATTCACGCTAATGCTGACATGATATGTATTCGTGACATTCTGAGTCCTGTACATGTTCCTGAGTCTGTTAAGAAATTCTTCGCTTTGGATGGAGTTGTCAGTTACGATGGCCATTTTAATCCTCTTTTAGCTGTACAAGTCACGGAATTATGTGACGGTGTTTTCATCGGTTGTGCCGTTAATCATGCTGTCATGGACGGAACTTCCTTCTGGAATTTCTTCAATACTTTTGCCGAGCTTACTAGAGGATCAAACATGATCGTCAAACAACCCGATTTTCGAAGGAACTATTTTGGAAATTCTTCTGCTGTAATTAGATTTCTTGATGGTTCTCCTAAGGTGACATTTGATGAATACGCTCCGATCAAAGAACGAATTTTTCATTTCAGTAGAGAATCGATTCAAAAGTTGAAATTGAGAGCGAATTCTACTCCTCCAATGAAGAAGATTAAGATCATCGATGAAGCTGACGAGTTGATGGATAAAGAGAATCAAAACCCAACTGGAAACGGAAACAGAATTGAGAAACGGTCCAAAATTGCTGTTTCAAAAATTCGTAACAATGAAACAGAATCTATTGTCGAAAATATCGAACCGACAGTTGAAATATCATCGTTTCAGTCACTCTGTGCTCAGCTATGGCGATCAGTCACACGTGCAAGAAAACTCCCACCATCGAAAATGGCTACGTTTCGGATGGCTGTAAATTGTCGACAAAGGATCGAACCACGTGTGGATCCGCTATACTTCGGAAACGCGATACAAAGCATCCCAACGGTCGCCGCGACAGGGGATATTCTATCACGTGACCTGCGATGGTGCGCGCTAGAGTTGAATCGTAACGTGATTGCTCATGACAATGCTAAAGTTCGTGGATGCGTCGAGGAATGGGAGAAGAACCCTCGTTGTTTCCCGCTAGGAAACTTGGATGGCGCGTCAATGACAATGGGAAGTTCGCCGAGGTTTCCGATGTATGATAATGATTTCGGATGGGGTCGTCCTTTGGCTATTCGTAGTGGAAAAGCTAATAAATTCGACGGGAAGATATCAGCGTTTCCAGGAAGAGATGAAATGGGAAGTGTAGATCTTGAGGTTTGTTTAGCTCCTGAAACGATGGCTGGACTTGAACTAGATATGGAATTCATGCAGTATGTATCAtga